Within the Salvelinus sp. IW2-2015 linkage group LG19, ASM291031v2, whole genome shotgun sequence genome, the region TTTGAGAGTGAATTTTGCATTTTGAGATACTTTCCATTTGTTTTGAGCCTATTttactgttatatactgtatttgtatCCTCAGCGGAGAATCTGGTGCTGGGAAGACTGTCAACACCAAGAGAGTCATTCAATACTACGCCAGTATTGCAGCTGTAGGAGGAAAGAAGGACACAGCCTCTGAGAAAAAGGTTAGCTTGTTGAATTAACAGATAACATGTTCTCTAATGGCACTTTACCCTTCATTACTGTAATCAAAGCACTGCTATGAATACTTCCAGGGGACTTTGGAAGATCAAATCATCCAGGCTAACCCAGCTCTGGAGGCCTTTGGTAATGCCAAGACCATTAGAAATGACAACTCCTCAAGATTYGTAAGTTTCTGTCCACAGACCATTGTGACCACACTACCATTGAAAACATACAACATATGATACAAGGCACATAATATACTCACTATGTATGTTAATTGTATGCCAAAATGAATGATTGGTTCTCTTTAACTTTTATTCAGGGYAAATTCATCCGAATTCATTTTGCTGCTAGTGGAAAGYTAGCCTCCGCAGACATTGAGACCTGTAAGGAATATTCAAATCAACTATCAACTATTCTCATATATACAATCATGTTAACTGCTTCCTTCAATAAACTTTTCCGCCTTGCATTTTTACAGATCTRTTAGAGAAGTCCCGTGTGACTTTCCAGCTCAAGGCTGAGAGAGACTATCACATTTTCTACCAGATTCTGTCCCAAAGGAAACCAGAGTTGCTTGGTAAATAAAGAATACTGTCATCCATGTACTAACTAAAACATATCCTTGCTCGGATCTCACTGGATTTTACCGAATCTGACATTTTGCTTTTCAGAGATGATGCTCATCACCAACAACCCCTATGACTACCAATTCATCTCCCAAGGAGAGACAACTGTAGCCTCCATCGATGATGGTGATGAGTTGTGTGCCACTGATGTGAGTAAATATCGATGGTTGGTTCATCTGGCGCCATATCTGTTTTAACTATATTACCTTCATGTATTTATTGGTGCACTGGTAGcatactatctctctctttttctaattTAGGAAGCTTTTGATGTCCTGGGCTTCACTCAGGAGGAGAAGAATGGCATTTACAAGCTGACTGGTGCTATCATGCACTATGGCAACATGAAGTTCAAGCTGAAACAGCGCGAGGAGCAGGCAGAGGCTGATGGCACTGAGGGTGAGGGGGACTTTATTAAGCAAACAAACCTCGGTGTTGATGATACATCTTAAAGACAGTACGTTAACAAATATTCTAATGtatcatttcatttgatttatccTAAGATGCTGACAAAGTGTCATATCTGATGGGCCTGAACTCTGCTGACCTCATTAAGGGTCTCTGTCACCCAAGGGTCAAAGTAGGGAACGAGTGGGTCACCAAGGGGCAAACTGTCCAACAGGTGAGCCAGAAATAACTTATAACAAAGATCTGAAAACACAAAGAACTCAGAGCTCAATGTTARTCAGGAAAGGTTCATAACCATaacaataatgttttttttctatttcatTAAAGGTGAACTATTCCATTGGTGCACTGTCAAAGTCAGTGTATGAAAAGATGTTCCTCTGGATGGTGGTGAGAATCAACCAATCCTTGGACACCAAGCAGCCTCGCCAGTACTTCATTGGTGTATTGGACATCGCTGGGTTTGAGATCTTTGATGTGAGCTGAAGTGATATTCTATATGATACTTGAATccctttttttttacctcaatCTATTCGTGATACTTCCAAGTTGTAAAACTAAGTTCACCTTTCTGCTGCAGTACAACACCTTTGAACAGCTCTGCATCAACTTCACCAATGAAAAGCTGCAacagtttttcaaccaccacatgtTTGTGCTGGAGCAAGAGGAGTACAAGAAAGAGGGAATTGAATGGGAGTTCATTGACTTTGGCATGGACTTGCAGGCTTGCATTGACCTTATTGAAAAGGTAAGGAATAGTTATGTTTTTCAATAAGACAAGTGCACCTACACACATCTAAATGTTATCAGGTCATCAGTAACACTGCTCATATTTGTCTTCCCCTCAGCCAATGGGTATCATGTCCATCCTTGAAGAGGAGTGCATGTTCCCCAAGGCCAGCGATGCTACCTTTAAATCCAAGCTTTACGACAACCATCTAGGAAAATCCAACAACTTCCAGAAGCCCAGRCTTATGAAAGGGAAACCAGAGGCTCATTTCTCCCTGATTCACTATGCTGGTACTGTGGACTACAATATTTTCAACTGGCTGGTGAAGAACAAGGATCCACTGAATGAGACTGTGGTCGGACTGTTCCAGAAGTCTAACCTCAAATTGTTGACCGTGCTCTTCCAGAATTATGCTGGAACAGATGCTGGTATGCAAATTATGAATTTTTATATAAACCAGTTCTGAAAGCACCTAGATCAGTMCTTTTCAATAGGCATTGTCCCAGTCAAATAAACCTAATAAGATAAAGTACATTTTTAAGACGTTATTTTATATCCATTGTACTTCTCAGCTGATGATAGTAAGGCTAGTGGAAAGAAGAAGAAGGGATCATCCTTTCAGACTGTGTCTGCCTTGCACAGGGTGAGTATGAAAAACACATCAAACTGTGGTGTATATTTATTCAGATTTACAGTTACATGCATGGTTTTATTGCTTCCACAGGAAAACCTGAACAAGCTGATGACCAACTTGAGGTCTACTCACCCTCACTTTGTGCGCTGCATCATCCCCAATGAGACCAAGACTCCTGGGGCCATGGAGAATCCTCTGGTCATGCACCAGCTGCGCTGTAACGGTGTGCTGGAAGGCATCAGGATCTGCAGAAAAGGCTTTCCCAATAGGGTCCTGTATGGAGACTTCAAGCAGAGGTATACAATACATAGGTTCAACTGAATTGGGAAACAGGTCCTCTTTTGTAATATGTATTATATTCAAGACTATGTAATACTTCAAATAGATACCGTATCCTGAATCCTGCTGCCATCCCTGAAGGACAGTTTATTGACAGCAAGAAAGGAGCTGAGAAATTACTTGGGTCTTTGGATATTGATCACACTCAATACAGATTTGGACACACTAAGGTATAACTTTTATAAGGATGATCATGCACAATATACACATATTCTGATGAAGAagcaaatatacatatattttccaATGGAATATTTCCCTAAAGTGAAAGTGCCCAAATGTTATTAATTCATTCAACAATATGGGTTCATTCTGTATATAGGGAGGTGAATTAGATATGCTCTACTTGAAATCTCTTTAAGGTGTTCTTCAAGGCTGGTCTACTTGGTCagctggaggagatgagagatgacCGTTTGTCCCTCATTATCACTGGAATCCAGTCCAGAGCACGCGGTCTGCTGGCTAGAGCTGAATTCCAGAAGATTGTTGAACGAAGGTAAGCATAAACAGTCACAAATKACTTTGATATCTATGTCGAATTCACATTGTAGTTCCATGCAATATCTGCTAAACTATATTTGTAATTGTTCACAGAGATGCATTACTTGTGATCCAATGGAATGTACGTGCCTTCATGGGGGTCAAGAATTGGCCCTGGATGAAACTATTCTTTAAGATCAAGCCTCTGCTGAAATCTGCTGAGTCTGAGAAGGAGATGGCCAACATGAAGGAGGAGTTCTTGAAGCTAAAAGAGGCTTATGCAAAGTCTGAGGCTCGCAGGAAGGAACTAGAGGAGAAAATGGTCTCTCTTCTCCAAGAGAAAAATGACTTACAGCTTTCAGTTCAGGCGGTGAGTTAAATATATCATCCCGTAAATGAAGTAATATGCATCAGAATTGTGATCCTTGCAATAATACTTGAAAATTGTCATTAAACTAATGAAACCTTTCAAAATAGGAGCAAGATAATCTTTGCGATGCTGAGGAAAGATGTGAACAACTGATCAAACACAAGATTCAGTTGGAAGCTAAATCCAAAGAGCTGACTGAGAGactggaggatgaagaggagatgaATGCAGAACTGACTGCTAAGAAGAGGAAACTGGAAGACGAGTGCTCTGAGATAAAGAAGGACATTGATGACCTGGAGCTCACTCTGGCTAAAGTGGAGAAGGAGAAGCATGCCACTGAGAACAAGGTCACTATCACCtccatatttaaaaaacaaataaaaactgtgtttatgttgttgtttgcTCAACCTTCACTTCCTATTCACAGGTGAAGAACCTGACTGAGGAAATGGCAGCTCTAGATGAAATCATTGCCAAGCTGACCAAGGAGAAGAAAGCTCTCCAGGAGGCTCATCAGCAAACGCTGGATGACCTGCAGAGTGAGGAGGACAAAGTCAACACTCTAACAAAGGCAAAGGCTAAGCTGGAGCAACAAGTTGATGACGTGAGTACTTGATGTTGTATTGCGAGCAATAAAGGATAGAAATACAGCATTCATGTAGCCATCAGAAGTTGAATGGATAAAACAGTAGTGAGTTTTATGATGATGTTCCCCAGCTTGAGGGTTCTCTGGAGCAAGAGAAGAAGGTCCGTATGGATCTTGAAAGAGCCAAGAGGAAGCTCGAGGGAGACTTGAAGTTGACCCAGGAAAGTCTAATGGACCTGGAGAATGATAAACAGCAACTAGAGGAGCGTCTTAAGAAgtaagttaaaacattttttcccaGTTTATATCATTCATGCCTATATTTGTtgatttgcaacaaaaaaaaatgcctTTCGGCCACAGGAAAGACTTTGAGGTCAGCCAGCTGAACAGTAAAATAGAAGATGAGCAAGCAGCTAACATTCAGCTGCAGAAGAAACTGAAGGAGCTTCAGGTAATGAATCATGTGTAATTGAATGTGTAACCATGAATGTGTAACCATGAAAATACACATTATTTKGACTTAAGTCACCTCAAAAGAATCGTACAATCTTTTTCCCCTCGCTAGGCTCGAATTGAGGAGCTGGAGGAAGAGCTTGAGGCAGAAAGAGCTGCCCGAGCCAAGGTGGAGAAGCAAAGAGCAGACTTGGCCAGAGAGCTGGAGGACATCAGTGAGAGGCTGGAGGAGGCTGGTGGAGCCACATCTGTCCAGATTGAGATGAACAAGAAGAGGGAGAATGAGTTCCTGAAGCTCCGCAGAGACCTTGAAGAGGCAACTCTGCAGCACGAGGCTACAGCTGCCACACTCAGGAAAAAACAAGCTGACAGTGTTGCTGACCTTGGGGAACAAATAGACAACCTGCAGAGAGTGAAGCAGAaactggagaaggagaagagcgaGCTCAGGCTTGAACTTGATGATGTTGTCTCCAACATGGAACATATTGTGAAGTCCAAGGTATGACCCCATTTCATTATCTGGTCTTTATGTTTCTCATCAAATGTGATGCATGATGGATTATTTAAAAACTCACATTTATCTTTATATCATGCACTTTATTTCAGACCAATTTAGAGAAGGCATGCAGGACCTTGGAAGATCAGATGAGTGAATATCGGGCAAAGTATGAGGAGGGCATGCGCAGTATCAATGACTTCAGCATGTGTAAAGCTAGGCTGCAGACAGAGAATGGTAAGTTTGTTATCTCGTATGACAAATGATCGTCAATATTAGAAAACAATGCCTTCCTCCACATGGATCAAGGCAGTGAAATTGTTCTTAACAATTTCGTAATTTACTTCGCTAGGGGAGCTTTCCAGGCAGCTTGAGGAGAAGGACTCCCTTGTATCTCAGCTAAGTAGAGGGAAGCTGTCCTACACTCAGCAGATTGAGGACCTCAAAAGACAACTGGAGGAGGAGACAAAGGTGAGAGATAAATATGTTCACCCAAAgctatataatatactgtaatctATCACGTCATCCTTAGCTAATGATacaaaatgtgtgaaaatatTTGTCTTCCAGGCAAAGAATGCACTAGCCCATGCAGTGCAATCTGCTCGACATGATGGTGACCTGCTCCGAGAGCAGtatgaggaggagcaggaggccaAGGCTGAGCTGCAGCGTGGMATGTCCAAGGCTAACTCTGAGGTGGCTCAGTGGAGAACTAAGTACGAGACTGATGCCATTCAGAGGACTGAGGAGCTGGAGGAAGCCAAGTAAGAAATCATGGCAGTAATTTATTCCCTCTTTTAGTAAAATGTTCTTCAAGGAAATACACTGTTTCTCTTCTAGCAGATAGGCTTTCTGTTTGTGTTATGTTTCTTCTAAAATGTAAGACGAACAAAAAGTTTGTCTGATAGCTGACCACGCAGCTATTAGTAGGGAGGTAAAGTATCATCAAATGTTCATTTACCTATGAAGCAAAACAAATGTCACTGCAGGCACTAAATATCTCCTGTTTATTATTCTTTAATCCAGGAAGAAACTGGCTCAGCGTCTGCAGGATGCTGAAGAAGCTGTGGAGGCAGTGAACGCCAAGTGTTCCTCCCTGGAGAAGACCAAACACAGACTGCAGAATGAGATTGAAGATCTCATGGTGGATGTGGAACGGTctaatgctgctgctgctgctctggacaagaaacaaagaaactttGACAAAGTAAACTCTTTAAGCCATAGATAAATATGCTAAATTATAGGTTCATKATCCTTTCTTTCAAATGACATTTTTGTTTGATCGCTTCCAACAGGTTCTGTCTGAGTGGAAGCAGAAGTATGAGGAGTCTCAGTGTGAGCTAGAGAGCTCCCAGAAAGAGGCCAGGTCTCTGAGCACTGAACTCTTCAAGCTGAAGAACTCCTATGAGGAATCTTTGGATCAGCTCGAGACAATGAAGAGGGAGAACAAGAACCTCCAAGGTAAGCTGTCAGGCTATCATTACAGGGATCTATATATTTCATTAATGTCAACACAGCAATCTAAATGCCACTGTATGGCCTTAACCTCACAGAGGAGATTTCCGACCTTACTGAGCAACTTGGTGAAGGAGGAAAGAGCATCCACGAGCTGGAGAAAATAAGGAAACAGCTGGAACAGGAGAAAAGTGAGATCCAATCTGCTCTGGAGGAAGCTGAGGTAGGTTCCCTCTGTCCAGAATCAAGTCATAATATATTATACATACTTATACTGTATGCCTTTATAATAAACCCGAACCATTACSATCTAACAGGCTTCTCTGGAGCATGAGGAGGGTAAGATTCTGAGAGCCCAGCTAGAGTTTAATCAGGTAAAGGCTGATATTGAGCGCAAGCTGACTGAGAAGGACGAGGAGATGGAGCAGTCCAAGAGGAATCTGCAGAGGGCCATTGATACCCTGCAGAGCTCTCTTGAGGCAGAGTGCCGGAGCAGGACTGAGGCCCTCAGGCTGaaaaagaagatggagggagacctCAATGAGATGGAAATCCAGCTCAGCCAATCCAACAGGCAGGCATCAGAGGCCCAGAAACAGCTTAAGAGTGTTCATGCTCATCTAAAGGTAAATTCTTTTTGGTCTATATCTGGATAGGAGTGTTggttaaatgactcaaatgtaaatgtaaatttaatKAGCAATTGACTAATTCATTATACAAATGTCTTCTCTTCTAGGATGCCCAACTCCAGTTAGATGACTCTCTTCGTTCCAATGATGATCTGAAGGAAAACATTGCCATTGTAGAGAGACGCAACAATCTGATGCAGGCAGAGCTGGAGGAGCTTAGAAGCTGTCTTGAACAGACTGAGAGAGGCCGCAAGCTAGCTGAGCAAGAGCTGCTGGACATCAGTGAGAGGGTGCAGCTGCTGCACTCACAGGTGTGAAAATGATTATTTAGGGTGCTTATTAATAGGATGCTACTGATGTATTGTACATTTCCTCTGGACTGTCCCACTGTTTAACAGTGGAAACATATTCCATCTGTAGAACACCAGCCTGCTGAACCAAAAGAAGAAGCTGGAGGCCGACACAAACCAGCTTCAGACTGAGGTGGAGGAGGCAGTCCAGGAGTGCAGAAATGCTGAAGAAAAGGCCAAGAAGGCCATTACTGATGCTGCCATGATGGCAGAGGAGTTGAAGAAGGAGCAGGACACCAGTTCTCACCTGGAGCGAATGAAGAAGAACATGGAGCAGACCATCAAGGACCTGCAGCACCGCCTGGATGAGGCTGAACAAATTGCCATGAAGGGGGGCAAGAAGCAGGTTCAGAAGCTGGAGAACAGGGTGAGTGTATGCTTTTTACAGTAGATGTACATACTGTGCATTGGAGCCATATGCAAAACAGCAATAATGGTCCCTGTTACATAGCCTAGATGTTATTTTTATGTTATGACAGGTGAGGGAGCTGGAGAATGAGGTCGAGGGTGAGCAGAAGAAGGGTGCTGATGCAATCAAAGGAATTCGTAAATATGAGAGGCGTATCAAGGAACTCACCTACCAGGTGATCTTTTATTTCTATTGTTGTTACCATGACAGGCATSCATAGATGTGTGCTTTACATCTACTGACTGCTATTCGCTATGGCTTCTGTCTTTACAGACTGAT harbors:
- the LOC111979807 gene encoding myosin-6 isoform X1, whose protein sequence is MGDAHMAEFGPAAPYLRKSDRERLEAQTRPFDMKKECFVPDTEVEFVKASITSRDGDKVTADTANGKTVTVKDCDVHPQNPPKFDKIEDMAMFTFLHEPAVLFNLKERYAAWMIYTYSGLFCVTVNPYKWLPVYNQEVVSAYRGKKRSEAPPHIFSISDNAYQYMLTDRENQSILITGESGAGKTVNTKRVIQYYASIAAVGGKKDTASEKKGTLEDQIIQANPALEAFGNAKTIRNDNSSRFGKFIRIHFAASGKLASADIETYLLEKSRVTFQLKAERDYHIFYQILSQRKPELLEMMLITNNPYDYQFISQGETTVASIDDGDELCATDEAFDVLGFTQEEKNGIYKLTGAIMHYGNMKFKLKQREEQAEADGTEDADKVSYLMGLNSADLIKGLCHPRVKVGNEWVTKGQTVQQVNYSIGALSKSVYEKMFLWMVVRINQSLDTKQPRQYFIGVLDIAGFEIFDYNTFEQLCINFTNEKLQQFFNHHMFVLEQEEYKKEGIEWEFIDFGMDLQACIDLIEKPMGIMSILEEECMFPKASDATFKSKLYDNHLGKSNNFQKPRLMKGKPEAHFSLIHYAGTVDYNIFNWLVKNKDPLNETVVGLFQKSNLKLLTVLFQNYAGTDAADDSKASGKKKKGSSFQTVSALHRENLNKLMTNLRSTHPHFVRCIIPNETKTPGAMENPLVMHQLRCNGVLEGIRICRKGFPNRVLYGDFKQRYRILNPAAIPEGQFIDSKKGAEKLLGSLDIDHTQYRFGHTKVFFKAGLLGQLEEMRDDRLSLIITGIQSRARGLLARAEFQKIVERRDALLVIQWNVRAFMGVKNWPWMKLFFKIKPLLKSAESEKEMANMKEEFLKLKEAYAKSEARRKELEEKMVSLLQEKNDLQLSVQAEQDNLCDAEERCEQLIKHKIQLEAKSKELTERLEDEEEMNAELTAKKRKLEDECSEIKKDIDDLELTLAKVEKEKHATENKVKNLTEEMAALDEIIAKLTKEKKALQEAHQQTLDDLQSEEDKVNTLTKAKAKLEQQVDDLEGSLEQEKKVRMDLERAKRKLEGDLKLTQESLMDLENDKQQLEERLKKKDFEVSQLNSKIEDEQAANIQLQKKLKELQARIEELEEELEAERAARAKVEKQRADLARELEDISERLEEAGGATSVQIEMNKKRENEFLKLRRDLEEATLQHEATAATLRKKQADSVADLGEQIDNLQRVKQKLEKEKSELRLELDDVVSNMEHIVKSKTNLEKACRTLEDQMSEYRAKYEEGMRSINDFSMCKARLQTENGELSRQLEEKDSLVSQLSRGKLSYTQQIEDLKRQLEEETKAKNALAHAVQSARHDGDLLREQYEEEQEAKAELQRGMSKANSEVAQWRTKYETDAIQRTEELEEAKKKLAQRLQDAEEAVEAVNAKCSSLEKTKHRLQNEIEDLMVDVERSNAAAAALDKKQRNFDKVLSEWKQKYEESQCELESSQKEARSLSTELFKLKNSYEESLDQLETMKRENKNLQEEISDLTEQLGEGGKSIHELEKIRKQLEQEKSEIQSALEEAEASLEHEEGKILRAQLEFNQVKADIERKLTEKDEEMEQSKRNLQRAIDTLQSSLEAECRSRTEALRLKKKMEGDLNEMEIQLSQSNRQASEAQKQLKSVHAHLKDAQLQLDDSLRSNDDLKENIAIVERRNNLMQAELEELRSCLEQTERGRKLAEQELLDISERVQLLHSQNTSLLNQKKKLEADTNQLQTEVEEAVQECRNAEEKAKKAITDAAMMAEELKKEQDTSSHLERMKKNMEQTIKDLQHRLDEAEQIAMKGGKKQVQKLENRVRELENEVEGEQKKGADAIKGIRKYERRIKELTYQTDEDRKNMTRLQDLVDKLQLKVKAYKRSAEEAEEQANNHLGKFRKIQHELDEAEERADIAESQVNKLRAKSRDVGSKKGHDEE
- the LOC111979807 gene encoding myosin-6 isoform X2, translated to MMLITNNPYDYQFISQGETTVASIDDGDELCATDEAFDVLGFTQEEKNGIYKLTGAIMHYGNMKFKLKQREEQAEADGTEDADKVSYLMGLNSADLIKGLCHPRVKVGNEWVTKGQTVQQVNYSIGALSKSVYEKMFLWMVVRINQSLDTKQPRQYFIGVLDIAGFEIFDYNTFEQLCINFTNEKLQQFFNHHMFVLEQEEYKKEGIEWEFIDFGMDLQACIDLIEKPMGIMSILEEECMFPKASDATFKSKLYDNHLGKSNNFQKPRLMKGKPEAHFSLIHYAGTVDYNIFNWLVKNKDPLNETVVGLFQKSNLKLLTVLFQNYAGTDAADDSKASGKKKKGSSFQTVSALHRENLNKLMTNLRSTHPHFVRCIIPNETKTPGAMENPLVMHQLRCNGVLEGIRICRKGFPNRVLYGDFKQRYRILNPAAIPEGQFIDSKKGAEKLLGSLDIDHTQYRFGHTKVFFKAGLLGQLEEMRDDRLSLIITGIQSRARGLLARAEFQKIVERRDALLVIQWNVRAFMGVKNWPWMKLFFKIKPLLKSAESEKEMANMKEEFLKLKEAYAKSEARRKELEEKMVSLLQEKNDLQLSVQAEQDNLCDAEERCEQLIKHKIQLEAKSKELTERLEDEEEMNAELTAKKRKLEDECSEIKKDIDDLELTLAKVEKEKHATENKVKNLTEEMAALDEIIAKLTKEKKALQEAHQQTLDDLQSEEDKVNTLTKAKAKLEQQVDDLEGSLEQEKKVRMDLERAKRKLEGDLKLTQESLMDLENDKQQLEERLKKKDFEVSQLNSKIEDEQAANIQLQKKLKELQARIEELEEELEAERAARAKVEKQRADLARELEDISERLEEAGGATSVQIEMNKKRENEFLKLRRDLEEATLQHEATAATLRKKQADSVADLGEQIDNLQRVKQKLEKEKSELRLELDDVVSNMEHIVKSKTNLEKACRTLEDQMSEYRAKYEEGMRSINDFSMCKARLQTENGELSRQLEEKDSLVSQLSRGKLSYTQQIEDLKRQLEEETKAKNALAHAVQSARHDGDLLREQYEEEQEAKAELQRGMSKANSEVAQWRTKYETDAIQRTEELEEAKKKLAQRLQDAEEAVEAVNAKCSSLEKTKHRLQNEIEDLMVDVERSNAAAAALDKKQRNFDKVLSEWKQKYEESQCELESSQKEARSLSTELFKLKNSYEESLDQLETMKRENKNLQEEISDLTEQLGEGGKSIHELEKIRKQLEQEKSEIQSALEEAEASLEHEEGKILRAQLEFNQVKADIERKLTEKDEEMEQSKRNLQRAIDTLQSSLEAECRSRTEALRLKKKMEGDLNEMEIQLSQSNRQASEAQKQLKSVHAHLKDAQLQLDDSLRSNDDLKENIAIVERRNNLMQAELEELRSCLEQTERGRKLAEQELLDISERVQLLHSQNTSLLNQKKKLEADTNQLQTEVEEAVQECRNAEEKAKKAITDAAMMAEELKKEQDTSSHLERMKKNMEQTIKDLQHRLDEAEQIAMKGGKKQVQKLENRVRELENEVEGEQKKGADAIKGIRKYERRIKELTYQTDEDRKNMTRLQDLVDKLQLKVKAYKRSAEEAEEQANNHLGKFRKIQHELDEAEERADIAESQVNKLRAKSRDVGSKKGHDEE